The sequence below is a genomic window from Sander lucioperca isolate FBNREF2018 chromosome 6, SLUC_FBN_1.2, whole genome shotgun sequence.
AAGATGCTGGGGATGGGTGGAGGTGAGGATGATGAGTCGTCGGCAACATCATCAGTGACTGAAGTCTCCAAAGTTGGGCCTGCTTAGACTGAACtgaaacatgaataaaaaaatacaagcaGATAAATGGTGTCTGTATGTTGTTGATACTGTAAACAACACAGTCACTGGTTTGGACTGTATACAGTTTCCTTATTTGGGATAAACTTCATCATTCACTGAGAAAttcaaacgttttttttttgttattgttaatgATGTCAAACTGCCACAAAATCcatgtcttctttttcttttttccaaataCTGCTTCACATGCGACTGATCATTTGTGTTAATATTGCTGGTTTATTATGTTGCTTTGAATTTCCctacacaaacatttttatcTGTTCATTTCCAATAAATCCTCCGACCTCTgtaatatataactatataactgCCTCCTCTGACAAAATTATGTATAATGTCCTTCTCCGCAGTGGGTTGTTGAATTGAAAGAGTTACTATACAGTGAGCCCCTTCTGAAATATACGCTGTGTCTTACGTCTTACGCATCCTTTAAGCTCAGGAAAGGATTAAAAAGGGCTACAGCGCAAAAGATTATCAGAATTAATGTTACTAGAAACTAGATTAGCTGGCAAAGACCTGCTGTGCTCTTCCTTAAAAGAGTGGGATTAACCTGTTTAATCTGTTTATGTTAAGAACAAGCGTTAATGCGGATACACAGGTGCACTGTGTATTCACATTtatatgcttgtgtgtgtgtgtgtgtgtgtgtgtgtgtgttccttgaTTAAGATATCtgtagatgtttttttacaaagGACAAAATCATGAAATTGTTATTCTGAGCCCAGTACTGGGTTGTTCTTAACAGCAGGATGTGTGTAATTTCAACATGCATATTCATAATTTAGATAATTGTCTTACAtaccaaaaacaacaacaacaacctcttACAAGGATCTATTGCTTAAGCAGCAGTTACATAAGCATCAACACATGCTTTCATGTGTGGCAGGCATTGTCTGTAACCTCTTTGGCAACAAAGCCAGAAGGTGAAACCACTAAATGACTTACACCAATTAATGTCAACTCCAAGTTAGTCAAATCAGTCAATTATAGAATCAATTGACCTTTTAATAGGGATGAGTGGCATCTTGAGACCCTTTATAAAAGTCAGTCTTCCACAAAGGATTAACAAGAGAGGTTAAGGACGCAGACAACACAGCAATCATGTCTGCCTCTTAAAATTTGTAttctttattcttattttatGATATAGACAGAGCAACAGTATAAGCAAGGAGGTATAACGATTGTGATTAACAGTCATATAAAAAGGGCTAAATGAGAGCAAATCGTGGCATGGAGCTGCCAGAGGACTTCTGGATACCTGTCCCCCTGGACACCAACAACATCACGTCACTCAGTCCTTTCCTGGTTCCTCAGGACCACTTGGGGAACTCCGCCACCTTCTACGCCATGGCAGGATTCATGTTTTTTATATTCGTGGTTGGCACTGGCATTAACATCCTCACCATTGGATGCACTATCCAATACAAGAAGCTCCGGTCCCACCTTAACTACATCCTGGTGAACTTGGCCGTGGCAAACCTTCTTGTGTCCGTTGTGGGCTCCTTCACTGCCTGCTGCTCATTTGCATTCCGATACTTTATCTTTGGAGCACTAGCATGCAAGATTGAAGGTTTTATGGTAACACTTGGCGGTAAGATTTAATCTAAAATTTTGATTTGCTTTCTATTACTGGACTTATCTatagtgatttaaaaaaggttttaaattgtctgtctctgtcattTCAGGTATGGTAAGCCTGTGGTCTCTTGCTGTGGTAGCTTTTGAAAGATGGCTGGTCATCTGCAAGCCACTTGGAAACTTTATTTTCAAGCCTGACCATGCTGTCGCTTGCTGTGTATTTACCTGGGTGTTTGCACTGATTGCCTCACTTCCTCCACTGTTCGGATGGAGCAGGTAAGCAAAAGAAACTAACTGAAACTCATCTCAAAACTGAAAAGCTGGGACATACATCAACGCTCTTGTGATTATCCCTCCAGGTACATCCCAGAAGGCCTGCAGTGCTCCTGTGGTCCAGACTGGTACaccacaaacaataaatacaacaatGAATCCTACGTGATCTTTCTCTTCGGCTTCTGCTTTGCTGTTCCATTCACCACCATTATCTTCTGCTATGGTCAGCTGCTCATTGTGATGAAAATGGTGAGGCAAGCAAATCACAAAAAATCACCCTAAATTAAACAACATACATCTCAAATGTAGTTATTATGGTTTGGCACATCTTCTTATGTCTTATCAAAGCCAAAAGTTATCATCCGAATTACCTATTTTATGAATGTGTATATCTGAGTCAATACATGTCTATGTACAATCCTTGTGATGCTGTACCATCAACAAAGACGTGGTGCTGATAGGCATGGTTCAGGAAACACTTGTACACTTGCAGTCACTGCAATTGCCGGTGATACTACTggcttagggaccgttcggtatttatggaatggaccaccagaggaaaatagttgagggtcatgtctttttattttttgctgaggggagggtcatccaacattttttagtctgggcgggggggtcacccaacttttttattcatgaaaagagcaaaatttcaaattgGCTTGTTTgttgcatatttatccatgtagctctcagtctcggccccctagcagatggtctgaccgcatactggagtttgctggggggggcaggaggagcactgccccccccc
It includes:
- the LOC116036005 gene encoding blue-sensitive opsin-like, which produces MRANRGMELPEDFWIPVPLDTNNITSLSPFLVPQDHLGNSATFYAMAGFMFFIFVVGTGINILTIGCTIQYKKLRSHLNYILVNLAVANLLVSVVGSFTACCSFAFRYFIFGALACKIEGFMVTLGGMVSLWSLAVVAFERWLVICKPLGNFIFKPDHAVACCVFTWVFALIASLPPLFGWSRYIPEGLQCSCGPDWYTTNNKYNNESYVIFLFGFCFAVPFTTIIFCYGQLLIVMKMAAKAQAESVSTQKAEKEVTKMVVLMVIGFLVCWLPYASFALWVVNNRGQPFDLRLATIPSCFSKASAVYNPVIYIFFNKQFRSCIMTMLGMGGGGEESSTTQSVTEVSKVGPA